The Prionailurus bengalensis isolate Pbe53 chromosome D3, Fcat_Pben_1.1_paternal_pri, whole genome shotgun sequence DNA window TCAACAGCTATTTGTGCCTCTATATGATTTATTTGTACTGGAAGAGGTTTTGTCAAAGTATTTTTTATCACTTTCTACTGTCATTGTGGTTTGGCATCATAAAATATAGCCTCTACGTTCATCAATCTCAGATACCTGTTGACCACAAAGATAGGCTCTCCCAGGAAAACTCTATTTTGAAAGGAGTGAAAAGTGAGCCTTCACCTAAAATGAAAACCCAGTTGTATGAGACGTTAATATACTACAATGCAATAAAACAAAGACCAGGTCATGTCTTAATCTCTATCATAAACATATGTCTATGgctctgttttctatttattaaattaCTTAATAGATGACAGTTACCACCTTGGGTTCCTTTCAGCcagaaagaaatttttgaaatattttttcataaaaatacagaagagaattGTCAAATCAGTTTTACTTTGGTCTTAAAACCATCCTTTTGGAGTCTGGAACTCTGTACCTTTTTGGTGATggtggttaaaaataaaaccacctactcaaccaaacatttaagaaaatattctttggcCCTTTAGTGAATTCTTCCAGAATTACTAAAGATCTGACAACATGGGATCTCGACAAAACAACTCATGAGGAGCATTTCACATTTTAGAGATTTAAATGgggatattttacttttaaacacTCAACAGTGGCACCAATACCTGGTCAACTTTGACCAAGTAGGATCAGATTTTCATGTCAGCCATCGActtttcttggctttttctcttttttcttggccTTCATGTTAGCACACTTGTAAACTGTAGTAAAATATGTAATGTGCTCCTTGAAACTGAATCCACTTGGAGTCACTTCTAGGTTTTGTGCTCCTGTTAGGTCCTATAAAATAATATCACTAATTCTCCCTAGAGACTACATACAAGGAAGCACTGAGTTGCATCCTTTCTCATAAATGGTTCTTCAAGGTAAAACAAAAAGCCCGAAACAATTTTTAGACAAGAATCactccttttgcttttttcctaaaTTCGTAATTTTAGATAGAAGATGTAGATCTCAATGACAATTCTTCAGTCTTAGGATCTGGACCCCTCCCCCAgagaatcacacacacaaatcttCTACACTTCATAGGGATATCGTAGACGCAAGTTTTTTCAGGAGAGGAGACCACCAAAGGATGCGCACTCTAGCCGGTGAAAAGTCAAAGATACTACAATGACAGTAAACTTTAAAATCGTACACCGGTTATGGAAACAGAACACAAAGCATGTGGCCAGGACACACCGTGTCACCGAGGAGATAAGGTTTCCTCAGCCCAGTGTTCTTGAAGACACTCAGCCGTGCCCACTGGGAATGACCACACACACGCCGCGGGATGAAGTTCCCGGACTTTTGGAAAGCCAGCTTACCTCCTTACAAACACAGCTAAGTTTTCCAGGGAAGGGGGCTACGTCAGATTTCCTCTTTGGGCAGATTTTACCAAGTGAGTCAGAAAAGGCATGCCCTTAGTCCTCTGGTGAGGTCTGTTCTTCTAATTGGGTGGTTCTCCAAGTTTAGTACAAATCACAAACCCCCAGGGGAACTTGGCCAGGATGCGGACTGCCACCCCAACCTGACGTCTAGTTCATGAGTAGTCTCCCGGGTGGGGGCGAGGATACTTGGGCCCCCGGTTTGAGAAACCCTGAAGGCATAACCATTTACCCCGAGCTCCCGCCGGATAGCAAATGCTGGGTCTTTAAACCTCAAAGGATGGCAAGCGAGGAAAAACCTCTTTCGGCCAGAAGGGATCATCAAGAGTAGGGTTGGCGGGGAGAGAGCTCTTTAccgggcagggcgggggcgggcaATCTGACTTTATTTCACTGGCTCATCAGCCTGCCTGCCCTTGGCCCAAAAGCCCACCCACACTCAACCATGGATTCTCAGCCTCAGATCGGTAACGTCCAGCCCACATTCAAGCGGACATGCACCTACCCAGCCTCCGTTGTCTTCAATCCAGGTGTGCAGGTGCCGGTTCAGGTACTCAGTCATCCACAGGGCGATGTTGTCCACCAGGGGCGACATCTCTCGGTTGACGCTCTCCACACACATGACCCCACCGAACTCAAAGAAGGCCACAATCCTCCCCCAGTTCACTCCATCCCTGAAGAGCTCCTCCACCACCGTGGCAAAGCGTCCCCTTGCGGTAAAGGGTGTCAGGTGCAGCTGGCTGGACATCTCCGCGAAGTCGCGGCGGTAGCGACGGGAGAAGTCATCGCCGGCCTGGCGCAGGGTCAGGTGGACCACAGGTGGCACGGGGCTGAGCGCTgggcccgcggcggcggcggcggcggcgggggcgaccgggggcggcggcggggaggTCCTGGCGGGCGCAGGGGTGCGCCCGGGCTGGGAGGAGAAGATGCCCGGCGCGGGGGCGGCCCCCGGGGGCGCGGCGCCCGCGTCCCCGGCATCCCACTCGTAGCCCCTCTGCGACAGCTTATAGTGGATGTACTTCATGACTATCTCCCGGTTATCATACCCTGTTCTCCCAGCGTGCGCCATCCTGCCCCCGAGGAAAAGCAGCCGGGGACCAACAGCACCTCTCGCCCTGCTCCCGCCCCACGGCCCCGAAAGAAAGAATAGTTATAATCCAGCTATTTTATTG harbors:
- the BCL2 gene encoding apoptosis regulator Bcl-2, whose translation is MAHAGRTGYDNREIVMKYIHYKLSQRGYEWDAGDAGAAPPGAAPAPGIFSSQPGRTPAPARTSPPPPPVAPAAAAAAAGPALSPVPPVVHLTLRQAGDDFSRRYRRDFAEMSSQLHLTPFTARGRFATVVEELFRDGVNWGRIVAFFEFGGVMCVESVNREMSPLVDNIALWMTEYLNRHLHTWIEDNGGWDAFVELYGPSMQPLFDFSWLSLKALLSLALVGACITLGAYLGHK